In Emys orbicularis isolate rEmyOrb1 chromosome 12, rEmyOrb1.hap1, whole genome shotgun sequence, one genomic interval encodes:
- the LOC135886540 gene encoding corticoliberin-like — protein MRIRMISAASVLVLLFLPSEKGSPLEPEAGPPSLHTPLGPCEAGGAESPPELRRKERSPYSSRRKDGRPNSLDLTFHLLREFLEMSREERLAQKALSNKLLLQNIGK, from the exons ATGAGGATCAGGATGATTTCGGCTGCCTCCGTCCTCGTCCTGCTGTTTCTCCCGTCGGAGAAGGGCTCCCCGCTGGAGC CAGAAGCGGGGCCCCCCTCTCTCCACACACCGCTCGGTCCCTGCGAGGCCGGGGGCGCGGAGAGCCCCCCGGAGCTGCGAAGGAAGGAGCGATCGCCCTACTCCTCCAGGCGGAAAGACGGCAGACCCAATTCCCTCGACCTGACCTTCCACCTCCTGCGGGAGTTCCTGGAGATGTCCCGGGAGGAGAGACTGGCCCAGAAAGCCCTGAGCAATAAACTGCTGTTGCAGAACATCGGGAAGTGA